The genomic stretch TTGTCATTGCCACTATTACTTCCAAATAACCAACTTTAATTTTCGTTAATGTCCATGTTTACTTAATGCCACTAACCAATTTTGTAGAAATGATTAACGGTGTTCCACTGTTTCCTGGAATCAGCGAACAGGATCAACTGAAACGTATATTTAAGATTTTAGGCACTCCAGACGTGCGCACATGGCCACAAGTAGTTGAACTGCCTGCATACAATCCTGATTTCTGCCAGTACGAAAGCCAACCATGGTCCTCCATCGTAAGTTTATACtgaatatgttttttaatacCCACTTAACATTGCAATGAACATTCACGTAACAATGCAATAAGCGTTCACGTAACATTGCAATAAGCGTACACGTAACATTTGTAGTATGCTAGTATCTTAACAAAGTTTCTTTATACGGACTTAACTAGCTTATTTGTAGTGTATAAGTAGCGTAAAGATTGTAAACTTAAAACTAATTGATTTACAGTTgccaaaattaaatgagTCGGGAATTGATTTGATTTCAAAAATGCTTCAACTTGACCCAATGCAGAGAATCTCTGCAAAGGAAGCACTGACCCacgaatattttaaagataTCACAAACAGATCagaatttttaaacaatgtacattaataaGTTACTTTATAAACCTATTCTCGTAAcctatatttacattaGTGATCATTGCATGGCCATTACAATACATAACTAAGTGTGTAACAATACGAATAAGTATAATGGAGTGTGACTGGGTTGATAACATGGAAAAGTACCTTTGGCTACGTCGGTTACTTCCGGTTGAGGACCACGTTTTTCGAGTAAGTTGAAGCTAAAACAAGATCAAGTTAGTAAAACAGGGGACTAGGGAagagataaatataaaaatgcTATGCACACCTCTCTAGAATCCTTATATAGCTAACTTCATCTGGAATAGTCCAGCCCTAAAGGAAGAAGTGTGACGCCGAGTGGTACCTCGTTGGCCAACGTGCATTGATAGTGCCTAGAAGCCTCGCCAGCGCATCGCTTGGTCATATTGTGAGGGAATCGACGCATACACCTGACCAGCCTGGCcctgaaaaggaaaatatgAGTTGGAAGGATACCAGGTAGTCACACACGGGTGAATAGTCTCAAGAGTACGCTGCTGTTTCTGAagtttgtataaaatttcATTGGCCTGCCACCAAAGTATTTTTGGAGCCCTGACTGAAGTCTTAAGAATGTTTTTCAAAATAACGTTCCCACCCTCAGATCCAGTCATGGACGTGAGAGTAACCAGGTAAAACAAAGACTATAGTACACAATTACGGATGGTAAAGACCATATCTAATAAATGGCtacatataaattagtttaaAGACATTTAAAGTGcgttttaaaataacagtaCAAGTGGTGTGCTACCTGCGGTCAAACTCGGGAGTTCTGAGAAAAGTGtctttaaatgaaaaattacCTGTATCTTCTGCCGTAAGtgtcaaatgtgtaggccCTCCCTGAGTAATTTTCgtaaaaacaacaaaaataCCATAAGAATCATAGACGATTTGCATCTTTCTGCGACCCGGCTGATGACCACTAAAAATCTTTAAGTTGGCTGACTTATATAATAGATATCCTTTTCATTATTCTAGTTGATAAATTGGGCATGAATCAATAACTTACGAGTTATCTCTGGTTAGATATAGTACTAAACCTATCGGGAACAGAAGAGTAGGTAAAATCCGATTTATGAAGTAAAAAAAGTATCTTAACCAGTTGATTGGCATATTGAAAAAGTTGTCGAACAGTTTAAATCGAAAATTAGAGTTTAAATTCCGCAAATTTGCAGATTCGTTCTAATGTGTATCAGTCAACATAGATAGGCTTGGACTTTATACGGCTACTTTGGTAATcactatttaaattcaatacCTTGAATCTCTCTTCTTCCATTTGTTGCCACTGTTTTCTCAGCCATTCCGTTTCAGCCCTGAACTGCTGTTCAAAGCTGTCACTGTTGTACGGAGCTTCAGTGTAACTGCGATATTGCCTGCTTGCGTCATAGGTATTGTATCTGTTTGCAGTGCTCGAATAAAAACCTGAGTGCGAATGTGTTGAATTAAACGTACTCGGCCCAGCGTCGTACTCTCTGCGCTTGTCAGGGTTGTACAGGGTGTTGTAGGCCTCTTGAATCTCCTTGAACTTAGAAGCAGCTGAAGCAGACGGGTTTAGATCAGGGTGATATAATTTAGCCTTCTGTAGGTAGGCTTTCCTTATATCCAGGCGAGTCGCATTCTTCGCAACGCCTAAACACAAATCTCTGGCTCCGAACGTACCTAGAATAGTgtaataatttttcataTCCAACAACTCGAGCAGGATATTGTAATCTTACAagttttaaacatattCCCATCTTAATatcctattttacataaatcaTATCTGGAAGATACGAAATACACAACAACTGACTTTTTTGGGTTCAAACACAAATTTTAGactaaataatattatacaaactaaaatataacgtcaatatacacacaaaacAGGGGATTCTAATTATATTCTGAGTTAACTATCAGTTATTATGATGCTCCCACATGTGTAGTACactttattaaataatatcatgtgtatatttaattatgtataatagaAATTGAATTATAGGTATATTTGAAATTATTAGCATGTTTGAACCTAAATATTGTGATATAGAGCgcttaaaacaaaaaatatgaacCTAATCcttgtaaaatacaatagTGATGAGATTACCGCAAACACTGCAATCGAAACCAGGTAATCACAGATTCAGAGACAACAACCAAGCTAACATTCAGAATTCGGTAAGTTTCTCAAGTTTAATTGCCTCTGTAGGTCACGGTTCAGGCAGAGCCCATTGTGTCTACAGCTAACAGTTAGTCTACACATctttaaactttaattCAGTAAACAATGTCCCAGAGTACACTGACCTGAGTACAGTAATATATGTTTGGGGAGGTTAGTTTAAATGTAGATTGGTAGTGATTTTAAAGTTTCGGCACTGCAGTACCAGTACTGGCATAAATAAACCGTTAAACACTGATAATAACGCTGATGGAAACGTGCAGAGAACCCGGGGCTGAGTGAGCAGGGGTCAGGAAGGTCTAGGTCCGAGTACTGGAACGCCACAATATACAGGAACCTCTCAGACGTAAAGATTCTGGAAGTGAGCTGCAGCGAATCGCATATTTTCTTCCTCACGAGTAGCCGCAAACTGTACACAGTAGGACACGGGGAGTACGGACAGCTGGGCGTGAACGAAGGAGTCGTGCACGTGTCGGAGCcgacgctgctggagcGAATAAGCGACGTGAAGCAGGTGTGCTGCGGCAAGTTCCACTCAGTGGCACTGACTGCAGACGGACACCTGCTGAGCTGGGGAAGAAACGACTTCTCAGGACACTCCTCAGGATTCGCAACCTTCGTGCCGCGCGAGATCCTGACCAACGAAGAGAGCAGCCCGGGGGTACGCATAAGCTGCCTGAGCGTGTGCGCAAGCGACCACCAGACGATAGCAGTGTGCGAGGGAGGCCGCGTGTTGTACATTTGGGGAATCGCCTTCAACGGAGACCGAATACCGAGGCCGAAGGTGTTCTACGCGTTCTCGGACGCGCGAATTAGACATATCGGAGTGGGGAGCTACTTCGCCTTGGCGCTGAGCGAGTGCGGCCGAGTCTTCAACTGCGGCGACGGCACGTACGGGGAAATATACTCGAGCAGCTCAATCACGAACTCGACGCCGATCTTCACGCCGATCAAGCACACACTAGTGAAGCACATAGAGAAAATCGCAGTGGGAGCACGCCACGCACTCCTGATGGATGAGAACAAGAACGTGATAGCGTTGGGAGACAACAACTATGGCCAGTGTGCGGCCCCACAGTCACACCACACAGCGCCAGTCGTGGTGGAGTTTTCCGAGGGGAACTTTCCGCCGAAGGCAATATACGCTGGCACGAGAACGAGTGCTTGCATCAATTCAGGTATCGAGGTTATGTAGACTTTTACGCACTCCCCTTAGCCCAGTTAACTAACATTAATTCACTAGTAGCACGCACTCTGTTACACACGTAACCACTCATTCCTTCCGTCACACACACGTcttatcatttattttttaggaAATCAACTTTATATTTGGGGCCACTCGTCTAACCATAAACTCATATTCACCTCATCCGTTgacattttaatacaacAGCAGAAACAGCCTGGAGTCTCAATAATATCAggatataaaaattcagTCCCCGAAGTAAGAGCGATTGTGCATATTTGTAGTTAACACGGCGATTGCCAAGTCCCTACTTATTAGTAGACCGTGCTtctataataataattacttCAGCCTCGACTAATATATTCACTATTGCAAGAGAAGATAACCTGTGTCGGATTAGGGCCAAATTATACAGTTGTGGTGTCCGGAGAAGGAAACGTTAATTGATCAACTGCTATCACCCTCATTCTCCTATTTCATGTATTCACAGTATGTACATTGTGTTATTTAACGGGGAAACCCCCCTATCTATGTGTCAGTGCCACTTATGGTGTTGTGGTGTTCTTAACGATCCATGTTGAGACATTGTAAACTATTGATGGAGAGACATTCAACGTCACAGTCAAAATAATAGACCCGTTTTTAGCATTACATCAATATTAACATTGTAATAGACACATATTGTTACCAAAATAGGTAtacaagtgtgtgtatgtttcACAAAGTATACCACACATTCGTATatacaagtgtgtatatatatttgcaGGTATATAGGCTTACGTGAACCAATGTACATGTATTTCGTAACACATAGGCTAGCCACtgtatacatacataaTAAGGAACATACATAATCAACATAATAAGGTACATACATAATGACCACGGtcatatacacatacatatcCATACTGAGCATCATAGTCACCATtcaaacacatatatttaccAATACATACCTGCACACAAACATCCATAAACGTAAACTATATTTAACttgtacattaataaaaggattttaatttgtttttttgtgtttaatgATTTCTCGCGCTAATAGGTAAGATGTGTGTGTACTTGTCAGCTGTCGATAATTTAGACGATACTTGTTTTTGATGTTGTCCAGCAACTTGAAGAGGAATGAGTCGTCGTCGAACAACTCCCTCTGCCTCTTCTGAAGTATGTCGAACTCCAACTTGTATATGTTAAACTTGCTCTTGTTCACTCTGATGTGGTTGACGTATGCCTGTGGGTCGAATTTTTGTGCTTGCGTAGTGTTATCCGTGTTAGTAGTCTTCAGGTCGTGATTTTCTGAAACCGGCTCGTGGCTTGAGGCTTCATCTATTGACGTGGGAACAGTTGAGTCATAGTCATTTACGCTGCTCATGTTGTCTTTGTTGCTGCCGTTCGGGGTGTTGTTGTCGCTGTTGTTCACATCCGTAACAATGTTTGTGTTTGCATCACGAAGGTCAACTGCCGAATTGTAACCTTGATTGTAAATATCAGCTGCCGGTATTTCAAAATTGCTCAGGTTGATTGATGGACTTGGAATGTCTATTAGGTTGTACATGTTATTTACCGAGTCTAGTCTGTACAGACAACCGTTGCTGGCCTCTATGTCAAGTGCACCCTTGCCTAGGCTAAAACTATCGGTCTTGGGAATGTTATTGCTATTAGTAATGTTAAAGTTGTTAGCGCTACTGACACCGACTAGAGGGTCATTAACGCCAACTACTGGGGACTCGGTGGAATCAACGCATCTTTCCGTGCTCGCACATTCTGACCTCTGGGAGACAGCGTTGTCGGTAACTCTTGCGGTGGTATCAGCTGTTCTATTGGTGGCCACGTCTACCTCCACCTTACTACTGGCATCACCGTCACCCTTAGCACCTGTGGCGTCAACGTTGTTGCAATCGGTTGCGCTTGCCGTGTTAGCATCCGTAGTAACGCTGGTACTAACAGTACAGTCCGTAGTAACGCTGGTACTAACAGTACAGTCCGTAGTAACGCTGGTACTGGTTGCATCGCCCGTAACGACATCGGTAGCGCTGCTAGCACTAGTTACGGGCTCGGGAGCACTCTTGGCAGCCTCGTACGTGCtgaagtagtagtacaGAGGGCCCTTGTACCACGAGTAGCTATCCAGCTCCCCGTCGTTGTacagctcctcgtcgtaGTCCACGCCGCCGGTTGCGCCTGCGCCGCTGGCTCCCTCAACTCTGCTTCCCGTGCTCGGCGTCGTCGCGTTACTCGAGCCGCTCCTGCTAGCCGCGCCGAGGCCGCCCTTGCTCGCGCCCAGCATCTTCGTCGACGTGTTCAGCGTGTACACgctcagcagcttgttcaCGAAGCTGCTGTTGGTCGCGTCGACCAGCTCGAACACGTGTTCGCTGTTGTCGAAGAGCGGGTGCCCCAGTGCCTCCGTCGAGTGCATCCTTTGCTCGGGCTCGTACGCCAGCAGGTTCACCAGCAGGTCGAACAGCTCGTCGCTCACGCCCTCGAGCTCTTCTGCTCCGTAGAGCTCCctcatcttcctcctcctcacCTCGAAGGTGTTGTTGCAGACGTTGTTGATGTATATCGACAGGAGTCTGTTTTCCTTGTCCACCTGCTCCTTGTCCTTGGCGTACTTCTCCTTGTTTCCGAAGTTGTCCTTGTTCGCGTAGTTCGGGTTGTTCAAAAACTGCTTCttgctcttcttcctcgtgTTCAGGTGGCTGCTCAGCCTGTTGTAGAAAACGCCGTTGCCCATCCTGTTGTAGAGCCTCGTCCTGATCTCCTTGCTCCTGTTCCTCATCGTCTTCTCGCTCAGCTCCACGTTAAGCGACAGGCTGTTGATGTACGTGCTGAAGGTGTCCAGCTTACCATTGTtcctcagctcctcctccaccTTCCCGTTATCCTTGATTGAGTACTTAATCAGCTCCGAGAGTATTATCCCCAGCGACCACATGTCGCTCTTGCTATCCACTCTTATGTACTTGATTCCGTCCAGCGTCGTCTCCTTCATCGGCACGTTCTCGTCCGACTCCtccacttccttttccacTCCCGTCTCCTCTGTCAGTGCTTCTGCCAGTGGCGTTTCTGGTTTTAGGGGCGATTTTACTGACCCTTGTTCGGCAGTGGCCTGCACTGATGACCCTTGCTGGTCAGTGGCATGTATTGACGGCGACTTTAGTGAACTTGACTCTGGCTGTCTCTGCACTGACGACACCTGTGAGGCCGTGGCCTGTACTGAGGGCGAAAGTACCGATGGCGATTTTGCTGATCCCTGTGCCGGCAGCCTCTGCGCCGACCCTGGCTGAAGTCCCGGCTTCGGCGCCAGCAGCGCCAACCCGGCCTTAGGCGTCAGGGCGCCCTGCCCGTCCTGGTAGTAGGCGGCCGCCCTGCGCTCCACTGAGCTGCTCACCTGCGGCGACCTCCCTGCTTCCGACTGACTCGCGTGCCTGCTCGACTGCGATGCGTTGTCCTCCTGGCTGTTCGAGTGGCGGTAGTAGGGCGACCTCAACGCGCGCGCCCTTCCGCACTGCGCCATAGGCGACCTCGGCTCCAGCGCCGCTCCGAACTGCCTCGTGAGCGGCGACCGGAGCGCGCTCCTCTCCCACCTGTTAACCGAATCCGTGCACGACCTCGTCTCAGCCTCCTTCTGCGCTCTGtggctgctgctgctcaCCTCGCTCGCCTCCTCCGCGGGCACGTCAAGCCCTACAGGCGCGCTCACCACGTCCTGGTAGAGTATGTTAAGCAGCTgactgttgttgttgagcCTCTTGTTCAGGTACTGGTCGTAGAGCAGCGACTCCGGCGAGTTGTAGCGCAGCGTGCCGATGTTGTAGGAGAGCAGCTGGTGGTGCAGCTGGTCGTGCCACTCCTTCATGTACTTTTCCCAGCTGCTCTCCTCTCGGTTCCTCTCCACGTATAGGCCCTCTCTGTACACCGACTCCTTCGCAGCGCTCGACCTGTATGCGTAGCTACTCGTAGCGAGTCCGTTGAGCGTCGAGTAGAGGTGCTGTATCTGGTTGAAG from Theileria orientalis strain Shintoku DNA, chromosome 1, complete genome encodes the following:
- a CDS encoding uncharacterized protein (regulator of chromosome condensation/beta-lactamase-inhibitor protein II domain containing protein); the encoded protein is MRLPQTLQSKPGNHRFRDNNQANIQNSVSFSSLIASVGHGSGRAHLNNVPEYTDLSTVIYVWGENPGLSEQGSGRSRSEYWNATIYRNLSDVKILEVSCSESHIFFLTSSRKLYTVGHGEYGQLGVNEGVVHVSEPTLLERISDVKQVCCGKFHSVALTADGHLLSWGRNDFSGHSSGFATFVPREILTNEESSPGVRISCLSVCASDHQTIAVCEGGRVLYIWGIAFNGDRIPRPKVFYAFSDARIRHIGVGSYFALALSECGRVFNCGDGTYGEIYSSSSITNSTPIFTPIKHTLVKHIEKIAVGARHALLMDENKNVIALGDNNYGQCAAPQSHHTAPVVVEFSEGNFPPKAIYAGTRTSACINSGNQLYIWGHSSNHKLIFTSSVDILIQQQKQPGVSIISGYKNSVPEPRLIYSLLQEKITCVGLGPNYTVVVSGEGNVN
- a CDS encoding molecular chaperone DnaJ, giving the protein MFKTYYNILLELLDMKNYYTILGTFGARDLCLGVAKNATRLDIRKAYLQKAKLYHPDLNPSASAASKFKEIQEAYNTLYNPDKRREYDAGPSTFNSTHSHSGFYSSTANRYNTYDASRQYRSYTEAPYNSDSFEQQFRAETEWLRKQWQQMEEERFKNESANLRNLNSNFRFKLFDNFFNMPINWLRYFFYFINRILPTLLFPIGLVLYLTRDNSGHQPGRRKMQIVYDSYGIFVVFTKITQGGPTHLTLTAEDTGNFSFKDTFLRTPEFDRR